One window from the genome of Lentibacillus daqui encodes:
- a CDS encoding Abi family protein → MCFKNSAGLCIFKKSNYEIDSFQKGITFRRIKMIYIFDQKLRSLLMNYLEYIEIEFRSRIAYYHSHKYGSLGYKESANFLSESKHEIFLKQLQQQIDRSRSELFVMHHKRKYKGEFPFWVAIEVISFGELSKVFRNLLKNDKKEIVKSYKISSYYIESWLHTLSYIRNVCAHYGRLYGKRLVIAPMLPGSERSFNNKTVFAAIYILSRLLHIEELTNFITSLNALLEQYETYITYGDLGFPEKWESLLLR, encoded by the coding sequence ATTTGTTTTAAAAATTCTGCAGGTCTGTGTATTTTTAAAAAGAGCAATTATGAAATTGACTCATTTCAAAAAGGAATAACCTTCCGTCGAATAAAAATGATTTATATATTTGACCAGAAGCTGCGTAGTCTTCTGATGAATTATTTGGAGTACATTGAAATTGAATTCCGCTCTAGGATAGCGTATTACCACTCGCACAAATATGGCTCGCTTGGTTATAAAGAAAGTGCCAATTTTTTATCCGAATCGAAACATGAAATTTTTTTGAAACAATTACAACAACAAATTGACAGAAGTAGATCTGAGTTGTTTGTTATGCATCACAAACGCAAATATAAAGGCGAATTTCCTTTTTGGGTGGCAATTGAAGTAATATCTTTCGGGGAATTGTCAAAAGTCTTTCGAAATCTATTAAAAAACGATAAAAAAGAGATAGTTAAGTCATATAAGATTTCGAGTTATTATATAGAAAGTTGGCTTCATACCTTATCTTATATTAGAAATGTGTGTGCTCATTATGGTAGATTGTATGGAAAAAGGCTGGTTATTGCACCAATGCTCCCAGGGTCAGAACGAAGCTTTAACAATAAAACTGTCTTTGCGGCAATCTATATTCTATCCAGATTACTACATATTGAGGAATTGACCAACTTTATTACGTCTTTAAATGCCTTGCTTGAACAATATGAAACGTATATTACCTATGGAGATTTGGGGTTTCCAGAGAAATGGGAATCTTTACTTCTGAGATAG
- a CDS encoding plasmid pRiA4b ORF-3 family protein: MELTKTKAYIPSKQLPDLNSLLSIKAKNKTNRPQQEQYPYIHFLYHLALASRILEKAPITANQLKLQGTNRWMQFQKLTFTEKYFVLLETFWVDANWAKMLGEHRNQIHHMFATVCKQLLDDKQIDFGFNTMLANLTRCWNHFFLHIEWFGFWVCEKDQEQIDKYGKKNDFYAKSISLTPFGENMLRILLESRDITVWNIPLRVEYGEVNPVPGSALPDMPSEKRTVNKKKPEAFHHAFDGLFPKRDLSQTLPRDSGTYTPGLYTFHVMWHVKVWRKITISSEHTMQDLHKAIIQAFNFDDEHLYSFFMDGEKWSPNCIASPNDDSGANAANIQIGSAGLHEGQHFMYLYDYGDEWIFTVTLENIAPLEGEPTAPVIIAEKGSAPEQYWDEEY; encoded by the coding sequence ATGGAATTAACAAAGACAAAAGCATACATTCCATCGAAACAACTACCGGATCTGAATAGCCTGTTATCCATCAAAGCGAAAAATAAGACAAACCGCCCGCAGCAGGAACAATATCCATATATCCATTTTCTATATCATCTTGCCCTTGCTAGCAGAATTTTGGAAAAAGCGCCCATAACCGCCAATCAGCTTAAGCTACAAGGAACGAATCGGTGGATGCAGTTTCAAAAGCTCACATTCACTGAGAAATATTTCGTTTTACTAGAAACATTCTGGGTCGACGCCAATTGGGCAAAAATGCTTGGAGAACATCGCAACCAAATCCATCACATGTTTGCTACCGTTTGTAAACAATTACTTGATGATAAGCAAATCGATTTTGGCTTCAATACCATGCTTGCTAATTTAACACGTTGCTGGAATCATTTTTTCCTGCACATAGAGTGGTTCGGGTTTTGGGTATGCGAAAAGGATCAGGAGCAAATAGATAAATACGGCAAGAAAAACGATTTTTATGCAAAATCCATCTCACTAACGCCGTTTGGAGAAAACATGCTCCGAATCTTACTGGAGTCTAGGGATATAACTGTCTGGAATATTCCGCTCAGGGTGGAATATGGAGAAGTCAACCCTGTACCTGGTTCAGCGCTTCCCGATATGCCCAGTGAAAAGCGAACAGTAAATAAAAAGAAGCCAGAAGCTTTTCATCATGCATTTGATGGGCTATTTCCGAAAAGGGATTTGTCCCAAACATTGCCAAGGGATTCAGGGACATATACACCCGGGCTGTATACCTTTCATGTGATGTGGCATGTGAAAGTTTGGCGGAAAATCACTATTTCATCTGAACATACGATGCAGGATTTACACAAGGCAATCATACAAGCCTTTAACTTCGACGACGAACACTTGTATTCCTTTTTTATGGATGGAGAAAAATGGTCTCCCAATTGTATCGCCTCTCCCAACGATGACTCCGGAGCAAATGCAGCAAACATCCAGATCGGTAGTGCCGGATTACATGAAGGCCAGCACTTTATGTATTTATATGATTATGGCGATGAATGGATATTTACCGTAACCCTTGAAAACATTGCACCATTAGAGGGGGAACCGACAGCTCCAGTAATTATTGCCGAAAAAGGAAGCGCTCCGGAGCAATATTGGGACGAGGAATATTGA